In the genome of Streptomyces aquilus, the window CATCACGCCGGTGCAGGTCGCCCGCGTCTCCGAGCTGGTCTCGAAGGGCGACCTGAACGACAAGCTGGCCCGCCAGGTCATCGAGGGCGTCCTCGCGGGCGAAGGCACCCCGGACGAGGTCGTCGAGAAGCGCGGTCTGAAGGTCGTCTCCGACGAGGGTGCCCTCGGCACCGCCGTCGACGAGGCCATCGCCGGCAACCCGGGCATCGCCGACAAGATCCGCTCCGGCAAGGTCGCCGCCGCCGGCGCCCTGGTCGGCGCGGTCATGAAGGCCACCCGCGGTCAGGCCGACGCGGCCCGCGTCAAGGAACTGATCCTGGAGAAGCTGGGCGTCAGCGAGGGCTGACCCCCGCACGGCGCGAAAGGCCCCGGAGGCACTGCCTCCGGGGCCTTCTGCTTGCTGCTTACAGCGCCCTACGAGTCGTATCGCTACTTACGGCGTCCCACGAGACGTACGAACCCGAACGTCCGACCCTCGTCGGCGCGCACCATGTCGCGCACCCAGCGGGCCATCGTGCGGTGGAACTCCTGAGGGCTCTCCTCGGCGACCACGTCGACCCACAACAGCCAGTCCTTCCAGCCGTCGTCGAGCCAGTCGGCCGTCTCGACCTCGACGGCTCCGCTGCGGGTCCAGTGGCGGCGCCACCAGTCGGCGGTGTGGAAGCACCAGAAGTCCGGCTCCCACCACTGCGCGAGGTGCTCCGGCGGCTCCACGCCGTCGATCTCCTCGCGCAGTGCCGGTACGACGATCCCGATCCGCCCGCCCGGCTTCAACAACCGGGTCAGGGTGGGCAGATACAGGTCGTTCGTGCCGAAGTACTGGTACGCGTCGATGCTCACGATCGCGTCGAAGCTGCCCTCGGCGAACGGCAGGTCGTGCGCCTCGGTGTGCACGGGCAGCACCCGGTCGGCGAAGCCGGCCTCGGCGATCCGTGCCGCGTTCTCGTCCGGCTTGACCCACAGGTCGGCCGCGGTGACCTGGGCGTGGTACTCCCTGGCCAGGAACACCGACGTCATCGCCCGGCCGCAGCCGAGGTCGAGGACGCGGGCGCAGGGGCGCAGGGTGTCCAGGCCGAGCGCGGGCGCGAGCCACTCCAGCAGCCACAGCGCGTTCGGGCCCATCTGGTTCTCGATGACCCAGCGGACGTCGTAGCCGTTGCTGCGCGGGTAGCGCGGGTGGGTCAGCAGTCGCGTGAGGTCCTCATCCGAGGGCCTCGTCGTCGGGGTGATGTCTGGCATCGGTGAACGGGCTCCTTGAGTCCGAAAAGGCGGAAAGGGATACGGAGGAGCTCGGTCGGACACTCATACATGCACCTGCTTCGGCCAGGGGCGGACAGCCCGGGGATTCCCAGCCGGACACGCTACGCTCGCCCGTCATGAACGCGCACCCGGATTCCGACTCCGACATACAGGAGGAGTACGACGACCAGATCCTTGACGCCCGGCGGGCCCGCTGGACGGCGTCCGGGACCGGGGCGCTGCTGGCCCTCGCGGGCCTCGCGGCGTCGGCCCTGCGGCTGAGCGGTGCCGCGCCCGCGCTGGTGCCGGCCGCCTACGCGTTCGGTGCCGTGGTGTGTGCGCTCGCGGCGGTCCTCGGCTCCCGGGGACGCACCCGGCGGGCGCTGTGGCTGCTGGTCGCCGGCGTGATGGTGATGGCCTGGGGCGACCAGTTCGACCGAGGGTGACAGAGCGGCCGTTACTGTCCTGTGATCTGCCTCCCACTCCTGTGAATAAACCCACGAATGGCAT includes:
- a CDS encoding SAM-dependent methyltransferase; translated protein: MPDITPTTRPSDEDLTRLLTHPRYPRSNGYDVRWVIENQMGPNALWLLEWLAPALGLDTLRPCARVLDLGCGRAMTSVFLAREYHAQVTAADLWVKPDENAARIAEAGFADRVLPVHTEAHDLPFAEGSFDAIVSIDAYQYFGTNDLYLPTLTRLLKPGGRIGIVVPALREEIDGVEPPEHLAQWWEPDFWCFHTADWWRRHWTRSGAVEVETADWLDDGWKDWLLWVDVVAEESPQEFHRTMARWVRDMVRADEGRTFGFVRLVGRRK